Proteins encoded by one window of Arachis hypogaea cultivar Tifrunner chromosome 1, arahy.Tifrunner.gnm2.J5K5, whole genome shotgun sequence:
- the LOC112805866 gene encoding protein PIN-LIKES 3 — protein MAFWDLFLVALVPVLETLLITLLGLFIATERFNLLRDIDARNYLNNIVYYIFTPALIAAQLAETITYDRLVEMWFMFVNIFLTFVVGSVLGWMLNKIARTPQHLRGLVNGCCTAGNLGNLVLIIVPAVCDESDSPFGDSSTCETYGDAYASVSAGVSSLFIWTYLYIIMGANMERNTEIMNTCSDYSTITESLIIPSTNIVSSDNISIQYDESISNNRIGNKMSFLDYITWPITKCNKYIKLEMVFTPSTIAVIIGFIIGAVSPIQKLMVGDDAPLRAIIKSIALVGEGTIVSMTLIVGANLLDGLKQSGISWYLIIGITVVRFILSPLLGVLIVKAAYYWGLVGSYNLYQFVLMLQYALPPATSVGTIAQLLGVAESECSLIMLWTYAVSTFTLTLWCTFFMWMLD, from the exons ATGGCATTTTGGGACCTGTTTTTGGTGGCATTAGTTCCTGTTCTGGAGACACTATTGATCACTCTTCTTGGTTTGTTCATTGCTACCGAACGTTTTAATCTCTTGAGAGACATTGATGCAAGAAACTATCTCAACAAC ATAGTTTATTACATTTTCACTCCGGCACTTATCGCTGCGCAATTGGCCGAAACAATAACGTATGATCGATTGGTTGAAAT gtgGTTCATGTTTGTGAATATCTTCTTAACGTTCGTGGTTGGATCCGTGTTGGGTTGGATGCTTAACAAAATTGCAAGAACTCCTCAACATCTTCGTGGCCTCGTCAATGGTTGTTGCACTGCTG GAAATTTGGGAAATTTGGTTCTTATAATTGTGCCGGCGGTTTGTGATGAGAGTGATAGCCCATTTGGTGATTCATCCACTTGTGAAACATATGGTGACGCTTATGCATCTGTCTCTGCTGGa GTGTCTTCACTTTTTATTTGGACATATTTGTATATCATCATGGGGGCAAATATGGAAAGGAACACTGAAATTATGAACACTTGTAGTGATTACTCAACCATCACTGAATCATTGATTATTCCTTCAACAAACATAGTCAGCTCTGATAACATTTCTATTCAATATGATGAGTCAATATCTAATAACAGAATTGGGAACAAG ATGTCATTCTTGGATTATATTACATGGCCAATTACGAAATGTAATAAATATATCAAGCTCGAGATGGTGTTTACACCATCAACAATTGCAGTG ATCATAGGATTTATCATTGGAGCAGTCTCTCCAATTCAAAAGCTCATGGTTGGTGATGATGCTCCTCTTCGTGCTATTATCAAATCTATAGCTTTGGTAGG GGAAGGAACAATTGTGTCCATGACTTTGATAGTAGGAGCAAATCTTCTTGATg GTTTAAAGCAATCAGGAATAAGCTGGTATCTAATAATAGGGATTACGGTAGTGCGGTTCATATTATCACCATTATTGGGTGTTTTGATTGTTAAGGCTGCATATTATTGGGGATTGGTTGGATCATACAATTTATATCAGTTTGTTCTTATGCTTCAGTATGCACTTCCTCCTGCAACTTCTGTAG GAACAATTGCTCAGTTGCTTGGGGTTGCTGAAAGTGAATGTTCCTTAATAATGCTATGGACCTATGCAGTTTCTACATTTACTCTCACTCTTTGGTGCACTTTCTTCATGTGGATGCTCGACTGA
- the LOC112797557 gene encoding 3-hydroxy-3-methylglutaryl-coenzyme A reductase 3: MELRRRHVAAAAVAAGESLKIQKHAGDSSIFPLYLTNAVFFGAFFSVAYFLLHRWREKIRTSTPLHVITADESAAIALLVASAVYLFRFFGIGLSRASVDDDLSDEEIIAKEDGRTPGPCPAALSEETAVIPSPIPAKVLFMTDSDSLSTEDEEIIQAVVSGSVPSYSLESKLGDCRRAAVVRREAVQRLTGRSLEGLPVGGFDYESILGQCCEMPIGFVQIPVGVAGPLLLDGREYIVPMATTEGCLVASTNRGCKAIYASGGATSVLMRDGMTRAPVVRFATAKRAAQLKFYLEDPLNFESIAVVFNKSSRFARLQNIQPNIAGKNLYIRFRCSTGDAMGMNMVSKGVQNVLDFLQSDFPDMEVIGISGNFCSDKKAAAVNWIEGRGKSVVCEAIIKEEVIKKVLKTSVESLVELNVLKNLTGSAIAGALGGFNAHASNIVSAIYLATGQDPAQNVESSHCITMMEPVNNGKDLHISVTMPSIEVGTVGGGTQLASQSACLNLLGVKGASKETPGANARLLAAIVAGSVLAGELSLMSAIAAGQLVKSHMKYNRSSRNITNVVS, translated from the exons ATGGAGCTTCGCCGGAGACACGTCGCTGCAGCTGCCGTTGCCGCCGGCGAATCACTCAAAATCCAGAAGCACGCTGGAGACTCGTCAATCTTCCCTCTTTACCTAACCAACGCGGTTTTCTTCGGAGCCTTCTTCTCCGTCGCGTACTTTCTCCTCCACCGCTGGCGCGAGAAGATCCGTACATCGACCCCGCTTCATGTCATAACCGCTGATGAATCCGCTGCAATTGCTTTACTCGTTGCATCTGCCGTGTATCTCTTCAGGTTCTTCGGCATCGGCCTCTCACGCGCTTCCGTTGACGATGATCTCTCTGACGAAGAGATAATCGCCAAGGAGGACGGCCGGACGCCGGGGCCGTGTCCTGCTGCCCTCTCAGAAGAGACGGCTGTAATTCCCTCACCAATTCCGGCTAAAGTCTTGTTTATGACTGATTCGGATTCAT TGTCAACGGAAGACGAGGAGATCATCCAGGCTGTGGTTTCAGGCTCTGTGCCATCATATTCCCTGGAATCAAAGCTTGGAGACTGTCGCCGGGCGGCGGTTGTTCGGCGCGAGGCTGTTCAGAGGTTGACAGGGAGGTCATTGGAGGGTTTGCCAGTGGGAGGATTTGATTATGAGTCAATATTGGGGCAGTGCTGTGAAATGCCAATAGggtttgtgcagattccagtagGTGTGGCAGGTCCATTGTTGCTTGATGGGAGAGAATACATTGTGCCAATGGCAACCACAGAAGGGTGCCTTGTTGCCAGTACCAACAGAGGCTGCAAGGCCATCTATGCCTCCGGCGGGGCTACCTCCGTGCTCATGAGGGATGGTATGACAAGAGCACCGGTGGTTCGGTTTGCCACCGCCAAGAGGGCTGCACAGCTCAAGTTCTACTTGGAGGATCCTCTCAACTTTGAGTCTATAGCTGTAGTTTTCAACAA GTCAAGCAGGTTTGCTAGGTTACAGAATATTCAGCCTAATATTGCTGGCAAGAATTTGTACATTAGATTTCGTTGCAGCACTGGAGACGCCATGGGGATGAACATGGTTTCCAAAGGTGTCCAAAACGTCCTTGATTTCCTTCAAAGTGACTTCCCGGACATGGAAGTTATTGGAATCTCTG GAAATTTCTGCTCGGACAAGAAGGCTGCTGCTGTCAACTGGATTGAAGGTCGCGGTAAGTCTGTGGTCTGCGAGGCTATCATTAAGGAAGAGGTGATAAAGAAGGTGTTGAAAACTAGTGTGGAGTCCCTAGTAGAGCTTAACGTGCTTAAAAACCTTACCGGATCAGCAATAGCTGGTGCTCTTGGCGGGTTCAATGCCCATGCTAGCAACATTGTCTCTGCTATCTACCTAGCCACTGGTCAGGATCCTGCTCAGAATGTGGAGAGTTCCCACTGCATCACCATGATGGAACCAGTGAACAATGGCAAGGACCTTCACATATCTGTCACCATGCCTTCCATTGAG GTGGGTACTGTTGGAGGGGGCACACAACTTGCTTCTCAGTCAGCTTGCCTCAATTTACTTGGAGTCAAGGGCGCCAGTAAAGAAACCCCCGGTGCAAATGCTAGGCTACTGGCCGCCATAGTAGCAGGTTCAGTCCTCGCCGGAGAGCTTTCACTCATGTCTGCAATCGCAGCTGGGCAGCTTGTTAAGAGCCACATGAAATACAACAGATCAAGCAGAAATATCACAAATGTTGTATCATGA
- the LOC140179683 gene encoding uncharacterized protein, producing the protein MDPRMMETLVVLIPKVENPISMKDFRLISLCNVVYKVITKVLVNRLRPHLKEIVGPLQGGFIPGRETPNNIIVAQEVLHFMKKTKSKKGTLAFKIDREKAYDRVDWGFLKQTLMSFGFLSPTVNLIMRCVTASSLSIRWNGDRLNSFTPSRGLRQGDPISSAFGMKVNMDKSKALCSRHVLATRKEIFIEVSSIRFVQNLSKYLRVNLNHSRPSGDTRNFQRCSRQDSGKVSLFPRGITNKIESMMRNFIWKGQADGRGLNLVNWKVLIIPKKFGGLEIRDPFCANIALLGKLVWQLFHHPDKLWVQLLTEKYHSPKDDCFSRS; encoded by the exons AtggatccaaggatgatggaaactcTTGTGGTTCTTATTCCGAAGGTAGAAAACCCGATTTCCATGAAAGATTTCCGACTTATTAGTCTTTGTAATgtggtttacaaagttataacAAAGGTCCTGGTCAATAGACTTCGTCCCCATCTCAAAGAGATTGTTGGGCCTCTTCAAGGAGGGTTTATCCCGGGAAGAGAAACTCCAAACAACATCATTGTAGCACAAGAGGTTCTCCATTTCATGAAGAAGACAAAGTCAAAAAAAGGCaccctggcctttaagattgatcggGAGAAAGCGTACGATAGAGTGGATTGGGGATTTCTGAAACAAACCCTTATGAGTTTTGGCTTTCTTTCTCCGACAGTCAATTTGATTATGCGTTGTGTTACTGCTTCCTCCCTGTCTATCCGCTGGAATGGGGATAGATTAAATAGCTTCACTCCGAGCAGGGGTCttaggcaaggagatcctatatcatc AGCCTTTGGGATGAAGGTTAATATGGATAAATCTAAAGCGCTATGCTCCAGGCATGTTTTagcaacaagaaaagagattttcaTCGAAGTGTCATCCATCAGATTCGTTCAGAACTTGAGCAAGTATTTAAgggtgaaccttaatcactcTCGGCCCTCGGGTGACACACGCAACTTTCAACGATGTTCTAGACAAGATTCGGGGAAG GTATCTCTCTTCCCTAGAGGGATAACtaataagatagaatccatgatgCGAAACTTTATATGGAAGGGTCAAGCTGATGGTAGAGGCCTGAATCTAGTTAACTGGAAAGTGTTAATCATCCCTAAGAAGTTTGGAGGTCTGGAAATTAGAGATCCATTTTGTgctaatattgctcttcttggaaagctagtttggcaactttttcaccaTCCTGACAAGCTATGGGTTCAACTGTTGACGGAGAAGTACCATTCTCCTAAGGATGATTGTTTCAGTCGGTCTTGA
- the LOC112797567 gene encoding thioredoxin reductase NTRB: MRFCPNKLFTKARNLIGIGLASSAAVSAAGASSSTSSSADTSSTYTTTTTSDSPSSTSSFPVDSSTDDDQRRKLCIIGSGPAAHTAAIYAARAELRPVLFEGWMANGVAPGGQLTTTTDVENFPGFPDGVSGSDLMDRCRRQSLRFGAEIITETVSKVDFSKRPFRIFTDSRTVLADAVIVATGAVARRLSFDGAGDGPGGFWNRGISACAVCDGAAPIFRNRPLAVIGGGDSAMEEANFLTKFGSKVYIIHRRDNFRASKIMQGRVLKNPKIEVLWNSEVVGAYGDEKSGGRVLGGIKVKNVVNDDVFDLKVNGLFFAIGHEPATKFLNGQLELDPDGYIVTKPGTTMTSVKGVFVAGDVQDKKYRQAVTAAGTGCMAALDAEHYLQEIGTHEDTSS; encoded by the exons ATGAGGTTCTGCCCAAACAAGCTCTTTACTAAAGCCCGCAACCTCATCGGTATCGGGCTCGCCTCGTCCGCCGCTGTTTCCGCCGCCGGAGCCTCATCCTCCACTTCCTCCTCCGCCGACACTTCCTCCACTTacactaccaccaccacctccgATTCTCCTTCCTCCACTTCTTCCTTCCCCGTCGACTCTTCAACCGACGACGACCAGAGAAGGAAGCTCTGCATCATCGGAAGTGGCCCGGCGGCGCACACCGCCGCAATCTACGCCGCGCGAGCTGAGCTCCGGCCTGTTCTCTTCGAAGGATGGATGGCCAATGGCGTCGCTCCCGGCGGCCAGCTCACAACAACTACCGACGTCGAGAACTTTCCCGGATTTCCGGATGGTGTCTCCGGCTCTGACCTCATGGACCGCTGCCGCCGGCAGTCTCTCCGATTCGGCGCTGAGATCATCACTGAGACGGTTTCCAAGGTTGATTTCTCAAAGCGTCCGTTTAGGATTTTCACCGATTCTAGAACCGTTCTAGCTGACGCCGTCATTGTCGCCACCGGCGCCGTCGCGAGGCGGCTGTCCTTCGACGGCGCTGGCGATGGTCCTGGCGGATTCTGGAACCGCGGGATATCAGCGTGCGCGGTCTGCGATGGAGCGGCGCCAATATTCCGGAACCGGCCGCTGGCGGTTATTGGCGGCGGCGATTCAGCCATGGAGGAAGCTAATTTCCTCACCAAATTTGGTTCCAAAGTGTATATAATCCATAGAAGGGACAATTTTAGAGCTTCTAAGATCATGCAGGGTAGGGTTTTGAAAAACCCTAAAATTGAGGTTTTGTGGAATTCAGAGGTGGTTGGTGCCTATGGTGATGAAAAAAGTGGTGGCAGGGTTCTTGGCGGAATCAAGGTGAAGAATGTAGTGAACGATGATGTGTTTGATTTGAAGGTGAATGGGTTGTTCTTTGCAATTGGGCATGAGCCTGCAACAAAGTTCTTGAATGGCCAGCTTGAGCTGGATCCTGATGGTTACATTGTGACCAAGCCAGGGACTACAATGACCAGTGTTAAGGGTGTGTTTGTGGCCGGCGATGTCCAGGACAAGAAGTATAGGCAAGCCGTTACAGCCGCTGGAACCG GATGTATGGCAGCACTGGATGCAGAGCATTACTTGCAAGAGATTGGTACACATGAAGATACGAGTAGTTGA
- the LOC112797576 gene encoding serine/threonine-protein phosphatase 7, whose translation MHLVLRHTMTLPTDSEPPPPSPPPPDSATDTATATANGATTTTTTTTSSSSSENPPDSLPTPPQELQLPISWPQDGTLSVEWIHNLMQCFDWSSRNFPPSEFPSVLPVQVFDSLILVASKMLHKEPNCVTVDPFRPNSGTTASVVVVGDVHGQLHDLLFLLKDAGYPSDDRIFVFNGDYVDRGAWGLETFVLLLAWKVFMPHNVYLLRGNHESKYCTSVYGYEKEVMAKYGDKGKHVYRKCLGCFEGLPLASIVAGCVFTAHGGLFRSVTVTPSKRLKGKKNRKILLNHDNKTLTLGSLEELSKARRSVLDPPWEGPNLIPGDVLWSDPSKNPGLAPNKERGIGLLWGPDCTEEFLKKYQLKLVIRSHEGPDAREKRDGLDRMSEGYTIDHVVDSGKLITLFSAPDYPQFQATEERYNNKGAYVVLEPPNFDNAIFHGFTAVTPRPKVNAYYNFEEVIDSDEELDLESMVTS comes from the exons ATGCACTTGGTGTTGCGCCACACCATGACGCTTCCTACTGATTCGGAACCACCACCACCTTCTCCTCCTCCACCGGATTCCGCCACGGACACCGCCACCGCCACAGCAAACGGAGcaaccaccactaccaccaccaccacctcctcctcatcttccgaAAATCCACCGGATTCCCTGCCTACACCGCCGCAAGAGCTCCAACTCCCAATTTCATGGCCGCAAGACGGAACCTTGAGCGTCGAATGGATCCACAATCTGATGCAGTGCTTCGATTGGTCTTCGAGGAACTTTCCTCCTTCCGAGTTCCCTTCCGTTCTTCCCGTTCAGGTATTCGACTCTCTCATCCTCGTTGCTTCCAAGATGCTCCATAAGGAACCCAATTGCGTCACCGTTGATCCGTTTCGCCCTAATTCCGGCACGACGGCGTCGGTGGTGGTCGTTGGTGACGTTCACGGGCAGCTGCATGATCTGCTTTTTCTCCTCAAAGACGCAGGTTACCCTTCCGATGATCGAATCTTCGTCTTCAATGGTGATTACGTTGATCGTGGAGCTTGGGGGCTCGAAACTTTCGTGCTCTTGTTAGCTTGGAAG gtgTTTATGCCTCATAATGTATATCTGCTACGTGGGAATCACGAATCAAAATACTGCACATCGGTCTATGGTTATGAGAAGGAAGTGATGGCAAAGTATGGTGATAAAGGTAAGCATGTGTATCGCAAATGCTTGGGATGCTTTGAGGGTCTTCCTTTGGCTTCCATTGTAGCAGGGTGTGTATTCACAGCTCATGGAGGACTCTTCCGCAGTGTAACAGTGACGCCATCAAAGAGATTAAAAGGgaagaagaacagaaagattcTTCTTAATCATGATAACAAAACTCTAACTCTTGGTTCCTTGGAAGAATTGTCTAAGGCCCGACGGTCAGTTCTTGATCCTCCTTGGGAAGGCCCAAACTTGATTCCTGGTGATGTTTTGTGGTCTGATCCATCGAAAAATCCTGGTCTTGCCCCGAACAAAGAAAGAGGCATTGGCTTGTTGTGGGGTCCCGATTGTACTGAAGAATTTTTGAAGAAGTATCAATTAAAG CTGGTCATCAGGTCTCATGAAGGTCCTGATGCTAGGGAAAAGAGGGATGGTTTAGATAGAATGTCTGAAGGTTACACTATTGATCATGTTGTGGATTCTGGGAAACTGATCACCCTCTTTAGTGCTCCAGATTACCCGCAATTTCAG GCAACAGAGGAGAGGTATAACAACAAAGGAGCCTATGTTGTTCTTGAACCCCCAAATTTTGACAATGCCATATTTCATGGATTTACAGCAGTTACTCCAAGGCCAAAG GTGAATGCCTATTATAATTTTGAAGAGGTGATAGATTCTGACGAAGAGTTGGACTTGGAGTCTATGGTGACTTCTTGA